A single window of uncultured Methanospirillum sp. DNA harbors:
- a CDS encoding 5,10-methylenetetrahydromethanopterin reductase, which translates to MSYGIEFVPGNINVKQVVNYCKLAESKDIDFAWITNHYNNRHCYPTLAAIAQATTTLKMGPGIMNAFTDTPAAMASFACTLDEISEGRAVMGIGPGDLSTLPKLAINPEKPVGRLEEAVVQMRKLLAGEQVSKSGMKFFDYDGAKLTGVTLPGKKGIPMYIGAQGPKVLELAGTIGDGALINASNPKDFEVAIPIIKAACEKVGKKNFDIGAYTAMSIDKNEKKARNAAKIVAAFIAAGSPEPLLQRHGLDLAKVANIKAALGKFDFKTAGENVDDATIDAFTIAGTPDTVKQKCEDLMKSGVTQVIFGSPLGPDVVNSIRLLGKYVV; encoded by the coding sequence TTGAGTTATGGTATAGAATTCGTTCCAGGAAACATTAACGTCAAACAGGTGGTCAATTATTGTAAACTCGCAGAGTCAAAGGATATTGACTTTGCCTGGATTACCAACCACTACAACAACCGCCACTGCTACCCAACCCTTGCAGCAATCGCTCAGGCAACCACAACCCTGAAGATGGGTCCGGGTATTATGAACGCCTTCACCGACACACCAGCAGCAATGGCATCCTTTGCATGCACCCTTGATGAGATATCAGAGGGCCGTGCAGTCATGGGTATCGGACCTGGTGACCTCTCAACCCTTCCGAAACTTGCAATCAACCCAGAGAAACCAGTCGGCCGTCTTGAGGAAGCAGTTGTGCAGATGCGCAAGCTCCTCGCCGGTGAACAGGTTTCAAAGAGCGGCATGAAATTCTTTGACTACGACGGTGCCAAGCTCACCGGTGTCACCCTCCCAGGAAAGAAGGGTATTCCGATGTACATCGGTGCCCAGGGTCCAAAAGTCCTCGAACTCGCCGGTACCATCGGAGACGGTGCATTGATCAACGCATCCAACCCGAAGGACTTCGAAGTCGCAATCCCAATCATTAAGGCAGCCTGCGAGAAGGTTGGCAAGAAAAACTTCGACATCGGTGCATACACCGCAATGTCAATCGACAAGAACGAGAAGAAGGCACGCAACGCAGCAAAGATTGTTGCAGCATTTATTGCAGCCGGATCTCCAGAGCCACTACTTCAGCGTCACGGCCTCGACCTTGCAAAGGTTGCAAATATCAAGGCAGCACTCGGCAAGTTTGACTTCAAGACTGCTGGAGAAAATGTCGATGATGCAACCATCGATGCATTCACCATTGCAGGAACCCCTGACACTGTCAAGCAGAAGTGTGAGGACCTGATGAAATCCGGTGTTACCCAGGTTATCTTCGGATCACCACTCGGCCCGGATGTTGTCAACTCTATCCGCCTGCTTGGAAAGTACGTAGTCTGA
- a CDS encoding AMP phosphorylase produces the protein MKLAVRLVDIAARGVLLHQQDAKSLGVFPGDRVEITNISTGFSIADYVETTSSLIKQGKLGIYHQSNEQLQVKDGESVEVRVADRPVSLDYIRKKMDGTRLSREEIKMIVSDIVHDNLSPSEITAFVISSYINNLDIDEIESLTRSMVETGDQLEFHTGPIVDKHSIGGVPGNKITFLVVPIIAAAGLLIPKTSSRAITGAGGTADLMEVLAPVEFSATEVQQMTQKVGGVIVWGGATNIAPADDKIIIQEYPFKIDQVGQMIASVMAKKYAVGADVVAIDIPVGKNCKVHSIQEGRKLAQLFIEIGDRLEMRVECALTYGDAPVGRAIGPALEVKEALAILEGAESPNSLIEKSTVIAGIALELAGKANRGEGANLALELLKTGKALKKMQDIIAIQGGNPEVTSDMVKPGEFFHIVKAEYDGYVVDLNNRSLITIARVAGAPNDHGAGLYIHAKPGTRLKRGDPIFTLYAERKWRLEKALETARTLRPVIVEGMLIDRVPNQREWVPSRQRTNGVE, from the coding sequence ATGAAACTTGCTGTACGCCTCGTTGATATTGCTGCACGGGGTGTGCTCCTGCACCAGCAGGATGCAAAATCCCTGGGTGTTTTTCCCGGAGACCGGGTTGAAATAACCAATATCTCCACAGGTTTCTCCATAGCAGATTATGTTGAAACTACCTCTTCTCTCATTAAACAAGGAAAACTTGGTATCTATCACCAGAGTAACGAGCAACTACAGGTAAAAGATGGTGAATCTGTAGAGGTCAGGGTGGCTGACCGTCCGGTATCGCTGGATTATATCAGGAAGAAGATGGATGGAACCCGTCTCTCACGTGAAGAGATCAAAATGATCGTGAGCGATATTGTTCATGACAATCTGTCACCAAGCGAGATCACTGCGTTTGTTATCAGTTCCTACATCAACAATCTGGATATTGATGAGATTGAATCTCTCACCCGTTCGATGGTGGAGACTGGAGACCAACTTGAGTTTCATACCGGACCCATTGTTGACAAACACTCGATCGGCGGGGTTCCGGGAAATAAGATCACATTTCTAGTTGTTCCTATCATAGCAGCTGCCGGACTGTTGATTCCTAAAACCAGTTCTCGTGCAATTACGGGGGCAGGGGGAACTGCTGATCTGATGGAAGTACTGGCACCTGTGGAATTCTCGGCTACTGAAGTTCAGCAGATGACACAGAAGGTCGGTGGTGTCATTGTGTGGGGTGGTGCAACCAACATTGCCCCTGCTGATGACAAGATCATCATTCAGGAGTATCCGTTCAAAATTGATCAGGTTGGGCAGATGATCGCCAGTGTCATGGCAAAAAAATATGCAGTAGGTGCTGATGTTGTTGCCATTGACATTCCGGTGGGGAAAAACTGCAAGGTTCATTCTATACAGGAAGGAAGGAAACTTGCCCAGTTGTTTATTGAGATCGGTGATCGGCTGGAAATGCGTGTTGAATGTGCCCTCACATATGGTGACGCACCGGTTGGACGGGCAATCGGCCCTGCACTGGAAGTGAAAGAGGCCCTTGCTATCCTTGAAGGAGCTGAATCCCCGAACTCACTAATTGAGAAGAGCACGGTGATTGCAGGAATAGCCCTAGAACTTGCAGGAAAAGCAAACCGTGGTGAAGGAGCAAATCTGGCCCTTGAACTTCTCAAGACTGGAAAAGCCCTGAAGAAGATGCAGGATATCATTGCAATCCAGGGTGGAAATCCGGAAGTCACTTCTGATATGGTAAAACCAGGGGAGTTTTTCCATATCGTAAAGGCAGAGTATGACGGATATGTTGTGGATCTCAACAACCGCTCCCTGATCACCATTGCCCGCGTTGCTGGAGCGCCAAATGATCATGGGGCCGGACTCTACATTCATGCAAAGCCAGGAACCCGTCTCAAGCGTGGTGATCCGATATTTACTCTGTATGCCGAGAGGAAATGGAGACTAGAGAAGGCCCTTGAAACTGCCCGGACACTCCGTCCGGTGATTGTGGAAGGGATGCTGATCGATCGTGTTCCAAACCAGAGGGAGTGGGTCCCCTCCAGGCAGCGTACCAACGGTGTTGAATGA
- a CDS encoding carboxypeptidase-like regulatory domain-containing protein encodes MEHRKLRLVSGGILLLLCLLATAPVCGLNIMVFEQTDRTAPIPQALIYTNGEYAATTNENGTYNLSYEGVPPALRIAKAGYREWTGTPLVNDTLLLVPLQIRNCTYSIQVFDADTLLPLPDLQVKASLADGTVRQNHTSSNGSVLLPLRTEQVYDLTITGGKYQTIRDKLVTGFENTAVQYSMIRNDRISLLVQDAQTKHPVADVQVFTDGKDSGKTNEKGILITNMSRGVDHMIEARSPGYEKTILQKNPGEEDLILDVALIPLKSTVFVSVYDPAKQPIEGAEIRIDGESAGSTTQYGRISIPDLELRSYLISVSKKGYKPESRTVDLTSNNSDIIFDLTPDLISVPVMVKDSQGRSLPNASVLVNGSQMAVSNGNGSTVLALKEKQSYHIGAELVGYLQNNTTIIPPVSTPVILVLSPKEKENVVTPFPLMQAGIIVLVVVALLLILYFRGGGKRPSSRARRRRIDLRKRSL; translated from the coding sequence ATGGAACACAGGAAACTGAGACTGGTATCAGGAGGAATACTTCTCCTGCTCTGCCTTCTGGCAACTGCTCCGGTCTGTGGTCTCAATATCATGGTGTTTGAGCAGACTGATCGGACAGCCCCGATCCCTCAGGCACTCATTTACACAAACGGGGAGTATGCTGCAACTACTAACGAGAACGGGACCTATAACCTCTCATATGAAGGCGTTCCTCCTGCTTTGAGGATAGCAAAGGCCGGATATCGCGAGTGGACCGGAACACCGCTTGTAAATGACACCCTGCTATTGGTTCCGTTGCAGATTCGCAACTGTACATATTCGATCCAGGTTTTTGATGCTGATACACTCCTTCCTCTGCCTGACCTTCAGGTAAAAGCCAGCCTGGCGGATGGGACAGTTCGTCAGAATCATACCAGTTCGAACGGGAGTGTTCTCCTCCCTCTCCGAACCGAGCAGGTCTATGATCTCACAATCACTGGAGGCAAATATCAGACTATCAGGGACAAACTGGTGACAGGGTTTGAGAATACGGCTGTTCAGTACTCGATGATCAGAAATGATCGCATCTCACTTCTGGTGCAGGATGCCCAAACCAAACACCCGGTTGCAGACGTTCAGGTATTTACTGATGGCAAGGATTCAGGGAAGACTAACGAGAAAGGAATTCTGATCACCAATATGAGCCGGGGTGTGGATCATATGATCGAAGCGAGATCCCCGGGATACGAGAAGACGATCCTGCAGAAAAATCCTGGTGAAGAGGATCTCATTCTGGATGTTGCCCTGATACCCCTCAAGTCCACAGTGTTTGTCTCTGTATATGATCCTGCTAAACAACCTATCGAGGGGGCAGAGATTCGGATAGATGGTGAGTCAGCAGGATCCACAACCCAGTATGGGAGAATCTCGATACCAGATCTTGAACTCCGGTCCTATCTCATTAGTGTCAGTAAGAAAGGGTACAAACCTGAAAGCAGGACAGTTGATCTCACATCAAATAACTCAGATATTATCTTTGATCTGACTCCTGATCTGATTTCAGTGCCAGTGATGGTCAAGGATAGTCAAGGACGATCCCTTCCCAATGCTTCGGTTCTGGTCAATGGCTCCCAGATGGCTGTAAGTAACGGCAATGGATCGACAGTTCTGGCCCTCAAAGAAAAACAGTCCTATCATATCGGGGCAGAACTGGTAGGGTATCTGCAGAATAATACAACCATAATCCCACCTGTCTCAACCCCGGTGATTCTCGTTCTTAGCCCCAAAGAGAAAGAGAATGTAGTAACTCCATTCCCCTTGATGCAGGCAGGAATCATAGTCCTCGTGGTGGTGGCGTTACTCCTTATCCTCTATTTCAGGGGTGGCGGGAAGAGACCATCATCACGTGCAAGAAGAAGACGAATTGATCTCAGAAAGAGATCACTCTGA
- a CDS encoding fibrillarin-like rRNA/tRNA 2'-O-methyltransferase — MIGSLRVWPPERSKLSALYYLGSGPDINATDQILYLGAASGTTVSFIADYAGIVYAVEIAPEPLVKLLQVCYIKKNIIPIPADAANPRTYAPLVSRVDLIYQDIAQKEQVEIVIKNLFFLNPGGLLILMLKTRSVASQLDPKQVCSDAVSALHNAGLDEINVTWLDKYHRDHAAIVCKKKKF, encoded by the coding sequence ATGATAGGCTCCCTTCGGGTCTGGCCACCAGAGCGAAGTAAACTATCTGCTCTTTATTATCTGGGATCTGGTCCTGATATCAATGCAACAGATCAGATTTTGTATCTTGGTGCTGCATCAGGAACCACGGTCTCGTTTATCGCTGACTATGCAGGGATTGTATATGCTGTTGAGATAGCACCGGAGCCTCTTGTGAAGTTACTCCAGGTCTGTTATATAAAGAAGAATATTATCCCTATCCCTGCTGATGCTGCTAATCCTCGAACCTACGCTCCACTGGTCAGCAGGGTAGACCTGATCTATCAGGATATTGCGCAGAAAGAACAGGTAGAGATAGTAATAAAAAATCTGTTCTTTCTGAATCCTGGGGGATTGTTAATTCTGATGCTGAAAACGCGGAGTGTAGCTTCCCAACTGGACCCTAAGCAGGTTTGTAGTGATGCAGTATCAGCACTACACAATGCAGGTCTTGATGAGATCAACGTAACATGGCTTGACAAATACCATCGTGATCATGCAGCAATTGTATGCAAAAAAAAGAAATTCTGA
- a CDS encoding F420-dependent methylenetetrahydromethanopterin dehydrogenase yields the protein MVVKVGIAKLGNIASGVMAELLLDERADREDMQTFMATSGTKLQPEDIERVVSNMKAWGPDFCVVVSPNGVLPGPKGAREALAAAGIPCVVITDDITTKKEEWEALKASEFGYIIMKGDSMIGARREFLDPIEMADFNGNLVKVLALTGAFRKLQVALDEVIDQVKAGKKGKDLALPKIVMTSDKAVEGEFSNPYAYAKARAAYEISSAVAGVNVKGCFMTKGFENYTPIVASAHEMMRQAAFLCDEAREMEKATDAVIRKPHKNDGTRVAKKTLISKPE from the coding sequence ATGGTAGTAAAAGTAGGAATTGCAAAACTTGGAAATATTGCAAGCGGTGTCATGGCAGAACTTCTCCTCGATGAACGGGCAGACCGTGAGGATATGCAGACCTTCATGGCCACCTCGGGAACCAAGCTCCAGCCAGAAGATATCGAACGTGTCGTCTCCAATATGAAAGCATGGGGTCCGGACTTCTGCGTTGTTGTTTCTCCAAACGGAGTTCTTCCAGGGCCAAAAGGGGCACGCGAGGCACTCGCAGCAGCAGGCATCCCCTGTGTTGTCATCACTGACGACATCACCACCAAGAAAGAGGAGTGGGAAGCACTCAAGGCAAGCGAATTCGGATACATCATCATGAAGGGAGACTCCATGATCGGTGCACGCCGCGAATTCCTTGACCCCATCGAGATGGCTGACTTCAACGGAAACCTTGTCAAGGTGCTCGCACTCACCGGTGCATTCCGTAAACTTCAGGTTGCTCTTGACGAGGTCATCGACCAGGTCAAGGCAGGAAAGAAGGGCAAGGACCTCGCACTGCCAAAGATTGTCATGACCTCAGACAAGGCTGTCGAGGGAGAGTTCAGCAACCCATACGCATATGCAAAGGCACGGGCAGCATACGAGATCTCCAGCGCTGTTGCAGGAGTCAATGTCAAGGGCTGCTTTATGACAAAGGGCTTTGAGAACTACACTCCAATCGTTGCATCTGCACATGAGATGATGCGCCAGGCCGCATTCCTCTGTGATGAGGCACGTGAGATGGAGAAGGCAACCGACGCAGTCATCCGCAAGCCACACAAGAACGACGGAACCCGCGTTGCAAAGAAGACCCTCATCAGCAAGCCTGAATAA
- the dcd gene encoding dCTP deaminase: MILSSRSLRQRLEIPAGNGGVVLEPYGTECQQPASYDLRAAEDYTLERGMMTLVATMEWVELPVDLAATLRCRSSYARRGLLLSGGFVDPGFRGHLTLCLVNMGAEPVSISAGDRVVQMIFSEVSAGDEIYNGRYQDSNGVVPAR, from the coding sequence ATGATTCTGTCATCACGCTCGCTCCGGCAGAGACTTGAGATTCCTGCCGGTAACGGAGGTGTTGTCCTCGAGCCGTATGGCACAGAGTGCCAACAGCCTGCTTCATATGATCTCAGGGCTGCAGAAGATTACACCCTTGAACGCGGGATGATGACGCTTGTTGCAACGATGGAATGGGTGGAACTGCCTGTTGACCTGGCAGCCACACTTCGTTGTCGATCCTCATACGCACGCCGTGGTCTCCTGCTCAGCGGGGGATTTGTGGATCCCGGATTCAGGGGACACCTTACCCTCTGTCTGGTGAACATGGGTGCTGAACCCGTCTCTATCAGTGCAGGTGACCGGGTAGTGCAGATGATCTTCTCTGAAGTTAGTGCAGGTGACGAGATCTATAACGGGAGATACCAGGACAGCAACGGAGTGGTTCCAGCACGATGA
- a CDS encoding NrpR regulatory domain-containing protein translates to MIKTEHKYIEILRILKDHQEPMGAKRLSELLAERGYVMTDRAVQYYLRYLDTRGFTEKVGNQGRILTSTGIAETDRALVEDRIGFVISKLERLAFRSTFNPDTSTGDVAYNLTIVPNEKLDAVTSVFDRVRDAGCSFFHSYALLDRDPRVPADHTGILTVCSITMDGVFQHNGIPVKMAYGGTIRIENNKPIEFVDLIGYQGSTVDPLQLFINSGLTSIGPFISDGSGVLLANIRQIPGSSWDRASDLITRMQGCGFRFPLMMGRGQIFNLVTDPGRISLVSYSGMNSIGYAAEEGLKLSTEIGAGTISFSRIENKN, encoded by the coding sequence ATGATAAAAACAGAGCATAAATATATCGAGATTTTGCGAATCCTCAAGGATCACCAGGAGCCTATGGGGGCAAAGCGTCTCTCTGAACTTCTGGCAGAACGGGGATACGTGATGACTGACCGGGCGGTTCAGTACTATCTCAGATACCTTGATACCCGCGGATTCACCGAGAAGGTTGGCAATCAGGGACGGATTCTGACTTCTACCGGTATTGCAGAGACAGATCGTGCCCTGGTGGAAGATCGTATCGGGTTTGTTATCTCAAAACTTGAACGTCTGGCATTTCGCAGTACGTTCAACCCTGACACCTCAACCGGCGATGTGGCCTATAACCTGACCATTGTTCCAAACGAGAAACTCGATGCCGTGACCAGTGTTTTTGACCGGGTCCGGGATGCAGGATGCAGTTTTTTCCACTCCTACGCTCTTCTGGATCGCGACCCGCGGGTTCCGGCAGATCATACCGGGATTCTAACCGTCTGTAGTATTACAATGGATGGTGTCTTCCAGCACAATGGCATCCCGGTGAAGATGGCCTATGGGGGGACGATCCGGATTGAGAATAATAAGCCGATTGAGTTCGTAGATCTGATCGGCTATCAGGGCTCCACTGTGGATCCCCTCCAACTCTTCATCAACTCAGGTCTCACTTCAATCGGCCCCTTTATATCCGATGGTTCAGGGGTTCTTCTGGCAAATATCAGGCAGATTCCGGGTTCGTCATGGGATCGGGCATCAGATCTGATCACCAGAATGCAGGGATGTGGATTCAGATTTCCACTTATGATGGGAAGAGGTCAGATCTTTAATCTGGTGACCGATCCTGGTAGAATTTCCCTTGTTTCATACTCCGGAATGAACTCCATCGGGTATGCGGCAGAAGAAGGTCTCAAACTTTCCACTGAGATAGGAGCAGGAACGATTTCCTTCTCCCGGATTGAAAATAAAAATTAA
- a CDS encoding MEMAR_RS02690 family S-layer glycoprotein, with protein MNARIAVLLMVLVACACIALPASAALNKVSQGGDIFLGEKNLDVSAATGGAKQIAWWQPGSNSDTEQPADIQTVSDDKAFYVSPDIFVGKTGIWYQWNGTVKGSPAFNVKEPALSLKIWDATAGEDITGKAIPVGNYANFAVETNMQSLATRPGYQAADGPFKLKVKTSDGGVYQQLVGNNGKSWPLNALTVNQQLWYWVGEGSDHTKFAKNDGWNTAAEDQNNNRLYKAGVYTVWAECNANAMKDMYKAPDGSDYTGKTVSAVKSVQIATDQVKIEANKDTVVRGNPFSVTITGVPNAQYILWVKGTNSMTGATGDQPPMILTAQDNVKQDDPAGPYEIGKYQYEGGAGKSVKQDVPDDPDYHGTKCYAQVKLNSSGTRTVEFKTTKDTKDKKYTVRVERKSGNQYKSDEVDIKVEKGDVTIVAAGDQSYYLGEEVKLSGTNSETDTTYLFITGPNLPTAGAMLKSPKKEVNNNQPQSFDEADVQDDDTYEYKWQTANLEMDAGTYTIYAVSAPNDKDHLNDAQYDTVSLVIKKPYIQATASGSVVAKGDKLYVRGTAEGDPSLGVALWILGKNKVLYATESVNDDMSFEYELTKETTKSLYAGQYFVVVQHPMYNNEFDVYPDNPLSPQNVLGSYPTRGSQIFKIGGQGALQGTDAAEALIQAINNAMVDDTYTKLQFLVEEPKVTINPIGEQKVGSKFEIAGTTNLAYDDNDLLVEVTSSSFKPTDKSQSGEFSGATGTVKVQQGTDGLNKWSFSVDASTFKPDEYIVRVSGVTCDVVETTLFNVVEAGGAPAAAATPAAKVTPAAPVAEKTNATPAANVTEMNATPTEKPTAVATTAAPTSKPTEKATTVPTPEPTKKSPGFGAMAALAGLGAVAFLALRRN; from the coding sequence ATGAACGCACGAATCGCAGTTTTATTAATGGTGCTTGTCGCATGTGCATGTATTGCACTTCCGGCGTCTGCAGCACTCAACAAGGTCAGCCAGGGAGGAGATATCTTCCTTGGAGAAAAGAACCTTGATGTGAGCGCAGCAACCGGTGGCGCCAAGCAGATTGCATGGTGGCAGCCAGGCAGCAACTCAGACACTGAGCAGCCTGCTGACATTCAGACCGTCTCTGATGATAAGGCATTCTATGTTTCACCTGACATCTTCGTCGGTAAGACTGGTATCTGGTATCAGTGGAATGGGACTGTAAAGGGTTCCCCAGCCTTCAACGTGAAGGAACCTGCTCTCAGTCTTAAGATCTGGGATGCAACTGCAGGTGAGGATATCACAGGCAAGGCAATCCCGGTCGGCAACTATGCCAACTTTGCAGTTGAGACCAACATGCAGAGCCTTGCAACCCGTCCAGGGTACCAGGCAGCTGATGGCCCATTCAAGCTGAAGGTCAAGACCTCAGACGGCGGTGTATACCAGCAGCTCGTTGGAAACAACGGCAAGTCATGGCCACTGAATGCTCTGACCGTCAACCAGCAGCTCTGGTACTGGGTCGGAGAAGGCAGTGACCACACTAAGTTTGCAAAGAACGACGGGTGGAACACCGCAGCCGAAGACCAGAACAACAACCGCCTGTACAAGGCCGGTGTGTACACGGTCTGGGCAGAGTGTAACGCCAACGCAATGAAGGATATGTACAAGGCACCAGATGGCTCGGACTACACTGGAAAAACTGTTTCCGCTGTAAAGAGCGTTCAGATTGCCACCGATCAAGTTAAGATCGAAGCCAACAAGGACACTGTAGTCCGTGGCAATCCGTTCTCCGTCACCATCACTGGTGTTCCAAACGCCCAGTACATTCTTTGGGTTAAGGGAACCAACTCCATGACCGGCGCAACCGGCGACCAGCCACCGATGATCCTGACAGCTCAGGACAACGTTAAGCAGGACGACCCGGCAGGTCCATACGAGATTGGAAAGTATCAGTACGAGGGTGGCGCAGGGAAGAGCGTTAAGCAAGATGTCCCCGACGACCCCGACTACCACGGAACCAAGTGCTATGCACAGGTAAAACTCAATTCCAGTGGTACCAGAACCGTTGAGTTCAAGACAACCAAAGACACCAAGGACAAGAAGTACACCGTTCGTGTCGAGCGCAAGTCCGGCAACCAGTACAAGTCTGATGAGGTCGATATCAAGGTAGAGAAGGGCGATGTCACCATCGTCGCTGCAGGCGATCAGAGCTACTACCTTGGTGAGGAAGTCAAACTCTCCGGAACTAACTCCGAGACTGACACTACGTATCTCTTCATCACTGGTCCAAACCTCCCAACCGCAGGTGCAATGCTCAAGTCTCCAAAGAAAGAAGTCAACAACAACCAGCCACAGTCCTTTGACGAAGCTGATGTTCAGGACGATGACACTTACGAGTACAAGTGGCAGACTGCAAACCTCGAGATGGATGCAGGAACCTACACTATCTACGCAGTAAGTGCACCAAACGACAAGGATCACCTGAATGATGCACAGTATGACACTGTCTCACTCGTGATCAAGAAGCCGTACATCCAGGCAACTGCATCCGGCTCAGTCGTTGCAAAGGGTGACAAGCTCTACGTCAGAGGTACCGCAGAAGGCGACCCATCACTGGGTGTTGCACTGTGGATCCTTGGAAAGAACAAGGTTCTCTACGCAACAGAGTCCGTGAATGACGACATGTCATTCGAATACGAACTCACTAAGGAAACCACCAAGAGCCTCTACGCAGGTCAGTACTTCGTCGTTGTTCAGCACCCAATGTACAACAACGAGTTCGATGTCTACCCAGACAACCCATTAAGCCCACAGAATGTCCTTGGTTCATACCCAACCCGTGGATCACAGATCTTCAAGATCGGCGGTCAGGGTGCACTTCAGGGCACTGACGCAGCAGAGGCACTTATCCAGGCAATCAACAACGCCATGGTAGACGACACCTACACCAAACTGCAGTTCCTCGTAGAGGAGCCAAAGGTCACCATCAACCCGATCGGTGAGCAGAAGGTAGGTTCCAAGTTCGAGATCGCCGGTACCACCAACCTGGCATACGACGACAACGATCTGCTTGTTGAGGTTACTTCATCCTCATTCAAGCCGACCGACAAGTCACAGAGCGGTGAGTTCAGCGGCGCAACCGGAACTGTCAAGGTCCAGCAGGGCACTGACGGTCTGAACAAGTGGAGCTTCAGCGTTGACGCATCCACCTTCAAGCCAGACGAGTACATCGTCCGTGTTTCCGGTGTTACCTGTGATGTAGTTGAGACTACACTGTTCAACGTTGTTGAGGCAGGCGGAGCTCCGGCAGCAGCAGCTACCCCGGCAGCAAAAGTCACCCCAGCAGCACCAGTAGCAGAGAAGACCAATGCAACTCCAGCAGCAAATGTTACTGAGATGAACGCAACTCCAACCGAGAAGCCGACCGCAGTAGCAACCACTGCAGCTCCAACCAGCAAGCCAACCGAGAAGGCAACCACCGTTCCAACCCCTGAGCCGACTAAGAAGTCCCCAGGATTTGGCGCAATGGCAGCACTCGCAGGCCTCGGAGCAGTTGCATTCCTTGCACTGCGCCGGAACTAA
- a CDS encoding galactose-1-phosphate uridylyltransferase, which yields MFTSFKTEHAGGFIEYRTEELTGLRTRICPERLKRGIGGAYVPAYSSGGCPFCPDHIEEVTPVFPDGKRICVGESITFPNLYPFAAYHVVTSITHEHTVSLFTPRQIADALRGQVVALEKQTGYVSINWNYLPSAGASLPHPHLQGLCDKAPDTLPARYLSAGAGYPGLHGKKYFEHVREYEEQNKRDLPGTRMFWYANPVPVGEREIRCLLPLTTIQEFRRVLEVFADDLVTILGFYQDLGTSAFNMAIFFGTDEDRDHFSAFCSLISRINPNPLSTSDTAFMERLHLEPVILTLPEDLADTWRESLKN from the coding sequence ATGTTTACCTCATTCAAAACAGAGCACGCTGGTGGCTTTATCGAATACCGCACCGAAGAACTGACCGGACTTCGGACCCGAATCTGTCCTGAACGACTAAAGAGGGGTATCGGTGGTGCCTATGTTCCTGCATATTCTAGTGGGGGCTGTCCGTTCTGCCCTGATCATATTGAGGAGGTCACTCCGGTATTTCCTGACGGGAAACGGATCTGTGTCGGTGAGAGTATCACATTTCCAAACCTCTATCCGTTTGCAGCCTACCATGTGGTGACCTCAATAACACATGAACACACGGTCTCCCTTTTTACACCCCGGCAGATTGCAGATGCCCTTCGCGGACAGGTGGTCGCTCTTGAAAAGCAGACCGGATATGTCTCTATCAACTGGAACTACCTTCCCTCAGCCGGAGCTTCACTTCCTCATCCCCACCTCCAGGGCTTGTGCGATAAAGCTCCAGACACACTCCCTGCCCGGTATCTTTCTGCAGGAGCTGGATATCCCGGACTACATGGGAAAAAATACTTCGAACATGTCAGGGAGTATGAAGAACAGAATAAAAGAGACCTCCCCGGGACCAGAATGTTCTGGTATGCAAATCCTGTTCCGGTGGGTGAACGAGAGATCAGATGTCTTCTCCCACTTACAACCATTCAGGAGTTTCGCAGGGTCCTCGAGGTTTTTGCAGATGACCTGGTTACAATTCTTGGATTCTACCAGGATCTCGGAACAAGTGCATTCAATATGGCGATATTTTTCGGAACGGATGAGGACCGTGATCACTTCTCAGCGTTCTGCTCACTCATATCGCGCATCAACCCGAACCCTCTCTCAACATCTGATACTGCATTTATGGAGCGGCTGCATCTTGAACCTGTGATTCTCACCCTCCCTGAAGACCTGGCAGATACCTGGAGAGAGTCCCTGAAGAATTAG